A single window of Rhizobium indicum DNA harbors:
- a CDS encoding DsbA family protein, protein MAFFPKTFTALALAASIALPLPAAALDDQQKKEFGEFIKQYLIENPEIMLEVQDALQKKQEAQRSVKANMAIEENATDIFESKNDVTLGNPKGDVTVVEFFDYNCSYCRHALPDMQAMLKKDKNVRFVLKEFPILGPDSVAAHKVADAFRKLAPEKYADFHVALLGTEGRASDETAVAVAASLGVSEDKIRAEMAKSPNDGIVQATYQLASSLGISGTPSYVIGSELVPGAVGLDDLEAKVKNMRSCGKTAC, encoded by the coding sequence ATGGCATTCTTCCCGAAGACCTTCACCGCACTGGCGCTTGCCGCATCGATCGCCCTTCCGCTTCCGGCGGCAGCGCTCGACGACCAGCAGAAGAAGGAGTTCGGCGAATTCATCAAGCAATACCTGATCGAGAACCCCGAGATCATGCTGGAAGTTCAGGATGCGCTGCAGAAGAAGCAGGAGGCCCAGCGGTCGGTTAAGGCCAATATGGCGATCGAAGAGAACGCCACCGACATCTTCGAATCGAAGAACGACGTCACGCTCGGCAATCCCAAGGGCGACGTCACTGTGGTCGAATTCTTCGATTATAATTGCAGCTACTGCCGCCATGCGCTTCCCGACATGCAGGCGATGCTGAAGAAGGACAAAAACGTCCGTTTCGTCCTCAAGGAATTCCCGATCCTCGGGCCGGATTCAGTCGCCGCCCACAAGGTGGCAGACGCCTTCCGCAAGCTCGCACCGGAGAAATATGCCGATTTCCACGTCGCCCTTCTCGGCACCGAAGGCCGCGCCTCCGACGAAACAGCGGTCGCGGTCGCCGCTTCGCTCGGCGTCAGTGAGGACAAGATCCGCGCCGAGATGGCAAAGAGCCCGAATGACGGTATAGTCCAGGCGACCTACCAGCTCGCCTCCAGTCTCGGCATCAGCGGCACGCCCTCCTATGTGATCGGCAGCGAACTGGTGCCCGGCGCCGTCGGGCTCGACGATCTCGAAGCCAAGGTCAAGAACATGCGCAGCTGCGGCAAGACCGCCTGCTGA
- the aroQ gene encoding type II 3-dehydroquinate dehydratase — protein MTQTIFVLNGPNLNMLGKREPGIYGGKTLRDIEVDCKAAGRELGLDIDFRQSNHEGTLVDWFHEADEKAVGVAINAGAYTHTSVALHDAIRAISIPVVELHISNVHAREEFRHKSMIAPACKGVICGFGPHSYILALHALKNITA, from the coding sequence ATGACGCAAACGATTTTTGTCCTGAACGGCCCCAACCTGAACATGCTGGGCAAACGAGAGCCCGGCATTTATGGCGGCAAGACGCTCAGGGACATCGAGGTAGATTGCAAGGCTGCAGGCCGCGAACTCGGCCTCGATATCGACTTCCGTCAGAGCAACCACGAAGGCACGCTCGTCGACTGGTTCCATGAGGCCGACGAAAAGGCCGTCGGCGTTGCCATCAATGCAGGCGCCTATACGCATACATCGGTCGCGCTGCATGATGCGATCCGCGCTATCTCCATTCCCGTCGTCGAGCTCCACATATCCAACGTGCATGCACGGGAAGAATTCCGCCACAAGTCGATGATCGCGCCGGCATGCAAAGGCGTGATCTGCGGCTTCGGGCCTCACAGCTACATCCTGGCGCTCCACGCGCTGAAGAACATCACGGCATAA
- the accB gene encoding acetyl-CoA carboxylase biotin carboxyl carrier protein — protein sequence MAEKKSGIDQALIRDLANILNETDLTEIEVEQDDLRIRVSRAGTPQYVQAPIAAPAFAAPAAAAAAAPAAAPSRNPANVVNAPMVGTVYMAPAPGARPFIEVGATVKEGQTLIIIEAMKTMNQIPSPKSGKVTEILVDDGHPVEYGQALVVIE from the coding sequence ATGGCTGAAAAGAAATCGGGTATCGACCAGGCACTGATCCGCGATCTCGCCAATATTCTCAACGAAACGGATCTGACGGAGATCGAGGTCGAGCAGGACGACCTGCGTATCCGCGTATCGCGTGCAGGCACGCCGCAATATGTTCAGGCGCCGATTGCGGCACCGGCCTTTGCCGCGCCCGCTGCGGCAGCCGCTGCCGCGCCAGCCGCAGCTCCCAGCCGCAACCCGGCCAATGTCGTCAATGCACCGATGGTGGGCACCGTCTATATGGCGCCGGCGCCGGGCGCGCGTCCCTTCATCGAAGTCGGCGCGACCGTCAAGGAAGGCCAGACGCTGATCATCATCGAAGCGATGAAGACAATGAACCAGATTCCCTCACCGAAGTCAGGCAAGGTGACCGAAATCCTCGTCGATGACGGACATCCCGTCGAATACGGCCAAGCCCTCGTCGTCATCGAATAG
- the accC gene encoding acetyl-CoA carboxylase biotin carboxylase subunit: MPMISKILIANRGEIALRVLRACKELGIACVAVHSTADADAMHVRLADESVCIGPPSSRESYLNIHQIVAACEITGADAVHPGYGFLSENAKFADILEAHGITFIGPTADHIRIMGDKITAKTTALELGIPVVPGSDGEVKTEEDALKTAAEIGYPVLIKATAGGGGRGMKVAKSEADVIEAWSTARTEAAAAFGNDAVYMEKYLGKPRHIEIQVFGDGEGNAIHLGERDCSLQRRHQKVWEEANSPALNVEQRMKIGQVCADAMKKLKYRGAGTIEFLYENGEFYFIEMNTRLQVEHPITEAITGIDLVHEQIRVASGGGLSVTQDEVHFSGHAIECRINAEHPRTFVPSPGTITHFHAPGGLGVRIDSGAYQGYKIPPYYDSLIGKLIVHGRTRVECMMRLRRALDEFVVDGINTTLPLFQDLVSNQDIANGDYDIHWLEDYLANTPAA; this comes from the coding sequence ATGCCCATGATTTCGAAAATCCTCATCGCCAATCGCGGGGAAATCGCCCTTCGCGTGCTCCGGGCTTGCAAAGAGCTCGGCATCGCCTGCGTCGCGGTTCATTCCACCGCCGACGCCGATGCCATGCATGTGCGCCTTGCCGACGAAAGTGTCTGCATCGGACCGCCCTCCTCGCGCGAGAGCTATCTCAACATCCACCAGATCGTTGCCGCCTGCGAGATCACCGGCGCCGATGCCGTGCATCCGGGCTACGGCTTTCTGTCGGAGAATGCCAAGTTTGCCGATATCCTCGAAGCCCACGGCATCACCTTCATCGGGCCGACGGCCGACCATATCCGCATCATGGGCGACAAGATCACCGCCAAGACGACGGCGCTGGAACTCGGCATTCCCGTCGTTCCGGGCTCGGACGGCGAAGTGAAGACCGAAGAGGATGCGCTGAAGACGGCCGCCGAAATCGGCTATCCGGTGCTGATCAAGGCAACGGCCGGCGGCGGCGGCCGCGGCATGAAGGTCGCCAAGAGCGAGGCCGACGTGATCGAAGCATGGTCGACGGCACGCACGGAAGCGGCAGCCGCCTTCGGCAACGATGCCGTCTACATGGAAAAATATCTCGGCAAGCCGCGCCATATCGAAATCCAGGTATTCGGCGACGGCGAGGGCAATGCCATCCATCTCGGCGAGCGCGACTGCTCGCTGCAGCGCCGCCATCAGAAGGTCTGGGAAGAGGCGAATTCGCCGGCACTCAACGTTGAGCAGCGCATGAAGATCGGCCAGGTCTGCGCCGACGCCATGAAGAAGCTGAAATATCGCGGCGCCGGCACGATCGAATTCCTTTACGAAAACGGCGAGTTCTATTTCATCGAAATGAACACCCGCCTGCAGGTGGAGCATCCGATCACCGAAGCGATCACCGGCATCGACCTCGTGCATGAGCAGATTCGCGTCGCTTCCGGCGGCGGTCTCTCGGTGACGCAGGACGAAGTGCATTTTTCCGGTCACGCCATCGAGTGCCGTATCAATGCCGAGCACCCGCGCACCTTCGTGCCCTCACCCGGTACGATCACGCATTTCCACGCGCCGGGCGGCCTCGGCGTGCGCATCGATTCCGGTGCCTATCAGGGCTACAAGATCCCGCCCTATTACGACAGCCTCATCGGCAAGCTGATCGTGCACGGCCGTACCCGCGTCGAATGCATGATGCGCCTGCGCCGGGCGCTCGACGAATTCGTCGTCGACGGCATCAATACGACGCTGCCGCTGTTCCAGGATCTCGTCTCCAACCAGGATATCGCCAACGGCGATTACGACATCCATTGGCTGGAAGACTACCTCGCCAACACACCGGCGGCATAG
- the aat gene encoding leucyl/phenylalanyl-tRNA--protein transferase, translating into MAGSRRKSPGITPDILLRAYSIGLFPMAESADDPEIFWVEPELRGVLPFDHFHVSKSLAKTVRKKPFEIRFDHAFDQVIAACAEETSGRPSTWINRTIRSLYSTLFDMGHAHTVEAWEGDELVGGLYGVSLGSAFFGESMFSRRTDASKICLVHLVDRLRERGFTLLDTQFTTEHLKTFGAIDVPKADYAAMLAAAMESPHLAF; encoded by the coding sequence ATGGCAGGATCGCGCAGGAAGTCACCAGGCATAACCCCTGACATTCTCCTGCGCGCCTATTCCATCGGCCTCTTCCCGATGGCCGAATCCGCCGACGACCCAGAGATCTTCTGGGTCGAACCGGAACTGCGCGGCGTGCTGCCGTTCGACCATTTCCATGTGTCGAAAAGCCTCGCCAAGACGGTGCGCAAGAAACCCTTCGAGATCCGTTTCGATCACGCTTTCGATCAGGTCATCGCTGCCTGTGCGGAGGAGACATCCGGGCGCCCGAGCACCTGGATTAACAGGACGATCAGATCGCTCTACTCGACGCTCTTCGACATGGGCCATGCCCATACCGTCGAAGCCTGGGAAGGCGATGAGCTGGTCGGCGGCCTCTACGGCGTCTCTCTCGGCTCGGCCTTCTTCGGCGAAAGCATGTTTTCGCGCCGGACGGATGCCTCGAAGATCTGCCTCGTGCATCTGGTCGACCGGCTGCGGGAAAGAGGCTTCACCCTGCTCGACACCCAGTTCACCACCGAGCACCTGAAAACATTCGGAGCGATCGACGTTCCGAAGGCAGATTACGCCGCGATGCTTGCTGCGGCGATGGAATCGCCGCACCTGGCTTTCTGA
- a CDS encoding DUF2155 domain-containing protein — translation MKLFTRNMVLRAAGSLLALSALLPPVAAHAARIENPVAVFSGLDKITGRITTFDVYVNETVQFGALQVTPKACYSRDQSEAQKIDGFVEVDEITLDRKIRRIFTGWMFAASPGLNAVEHPIYDVWLKDCKANSDVPAPDGAKVR, via the coding sequence ATGAAGCTCTTCACGCGGAACATGGTCCTGCGTGCCGCCGGATCGCTGCTGGCGCTCTCGGCCCTGCTTCCGCCAGTTGCGGCACATGCCGCACGCATCGAAAATCCGGTTGCCGTCTTTTCCGGCCTCGACAAGATCACTGGCCGCATCACGACCTTCGACGTCTATGTCAATGAGACGGTACAGTTCGGTGCGCTGCAGGTGACACCGAAGGCCTGTTATTCGCGCGACCAGTCGGAAGCACAGAAGATCGACGGTTTCGTTGAGGTCGACGAGATCACCCTCGACCGCAAGATCCGCCGCATCTTCACCGGCTGGATGTTCGCCGCCAGCCCCGGCCTCAACGCCGTCGAGCACCCGATCTATGACGTCTGGCTGAAGGATTGCAAGGCAAACTCGGATGTCCCGGCTCCTGACGGTGCCAAGGTGAGATAG
- a CDS encoding NADH:ubiquinone oxidoreductase subunit NDUFA12, whose protein sequence is MWNLLVQTFTWWNGQTMGTRFATWRFGKRVGEDEFGNVYYEGGMSSYGLPKRWVIYKGYAEASAIPPGWHGWMHHRTDVPPSKESYVAKDWQKPHRPNHTGSPQAYRPPGSIAVPGERPRVTGDYDAWTPGN, encoded by the coding sequence ATGTGGAATCTTCTGGTTCAGACCTTTACCTGGTGGAACGGTCAGACGATGGGCACGCGTTTTGCGACCTGGCGTTTTGGCAAGCGCGTCGGCGAGGATGAATTCGGCAACGTCTACTACGAAGGCGGCATGTCTTCCTACGGTCTGCCGAAGCGCTGGGTGATCTACAAGGGTTATGCCGAAGCTTCCGCCATTCCGCCGGGTTGGCATGGCTGGATGCATCATCGCACCGATGTTCCCCCGTCCAAGGAGAGCTACGTCGCCAAGGATTGGCAGAAGCCACACCGGCCCAACCATACCGGTTCGCCGCAGGCCTATCGTCCGCCCGGCTCTATCGCCGTTCCGGGCGAACGTCCGCGCGTCACAGGCGATTACGATGCTTGGACGCCGGGCAACTGA
- a CDS encoding GNAT family N-acetyltransferase gives MPQDLNIREARKDDLPALVAMFAADALGGHGDTTEAEAFPDYLRAFAVIEASPDQTLYVAERGAEVVGTFQTMVTTSLTGRGSSAMIIEAVQTRADMRGQGVGGLMIEFAIAEAKGRGIGRVALTSNAVRKDAHRFYERLGFKPSHLGFKMALK, from the coding sequence ATGCCACAAGATTTGAATATCCGTGAAGCTCGCAAGGACGACCTGCCGGCACTCGTGGCGATGTTTGCCGCCGATGCACTCGGCGGTCACGGCGATACCACGGAAGCTGAAGCCTTTCCCGATTATCTCAGGGCCTTCGCCGTCATCGAGGCCTCGCCCGACCAGACGCTTTACGTCGCAGAGCGTGGCGCCGAGGTCGTCGGTACGTTTCAGACGATGGTGACGACGTCGCTCACCGGCCGCGGCTCCTCGGCGATGATTATCGAGGCGGTGCAGACACGCGCCGATATGCGCGGGCAGGGGGTCGGCGGACTGATGATCGAATTCGCCATTGCCGAGGCAAAAGGCCGCGGTATCGGGCGGGTAGCGTTGACCTCGAATGCAGTACGCAAGGATGCCCATCGTTTCTATGAAAGGCTGGGCTTCAAGCCCTCGCATCTGGGCTTCAAGATGGCTTTGAAATGA
- a CDS encoding GNAT family N-acetyltransferase, which translates to MYFVRTAGERDLEKVRALLVESFHATYDGLHGRAKVEDLIVHLFSPAALKTRLVRKDAEFLVADDGSNIGGMGYAAMSQQLTKTVMLHLLYVRPALQRQGIGRDIFAELETCFPDAEIMRLEVEPQNAAAIAFYRTHGFTEIGRNENDGAGQSGIPALVLEKRLAG; encoded by the coding sequence GTGTATTTCGTCCGCACCGCCGGCGAGCGCGACCTGGAGAAGGTGCGCGCCCTCTTGGTGGAGAGCTTTCATGCCACCTATGACGGCCTGCATGGCAGAGCCAAGGTGGAGGATCTGATCGTCCATCTCTTTTCGCCGGCGGCGCTGAAGACGCGGCTGGTGCGAAAGGATGCCGAATTCCTCGTTGCCGATGACGGCAGCAATATCGGCGGCATGGGTTATGCGGCAATGTCGCAGCAATTGACGAAGACGGTCATGCTGCATCTCCTCTATGTCCGGCCGGCGCTGCAGCGCCAGGGTATCGGCCGCGATATCTTCGCCGAGCTCGAAACCTGCTTTCCCGATGCGGAGATCATGCGCCTCGAAGTCGAACCGCAGAATGCCGCGGCGATCGCCTTCTATCGCACGCATGGCTTCACCGAGATCGGTCGCAACGAGAATGACGGGGCCGGACAATCCGGCATTCCGGCGTTGGTGTTGGAGAAGCGCTTGGCGGGTTAA
- the gatB gene encoding Asp-tRNA(Asn)/Glu-tRNA(Gln) amidotransferase subunit GatB has product MTLVDVRTPDPKRFIPGATGDWEVIVGMEVHAQVLSNSKLFSGASTEFGKPQNSNVSMVDAAMPGMLPVINEECVRQAVRTGLGLKAQINKRSLFDRKNYFYPDLPQGYQISQFKDPIVGEGKIVISLGPDRQGQFEDIEIGIERLHLEQDAGKSMHDQHATMSYVDLNRSGVALMEIVSKPDMRSSDEAKAYMTKLRSIVRYLGTCDGNMDEGSMRADVNVSVRRPGEDFGTRCEIKNVNSIRFIGQAIEYEARRQIGILEDGGKIDQETRLFDPNKGETRSMRSKEDAHDYRYFPDPDLLPLEFDDAFIKALEADLPELPDDKKERFVRELGLSIYDASVLVSEKAIADYFEAVAAGRDGKTAANWVINDLLGALNRTGKDIEQTPVSPAQLGAIIDLIKAGTISGKIAKDLFEIVLNEGGDPAEIVEARGMKQVTDTGAIEKAVDEIIAANPDQVEKVKAKPTMAAWFVGQVMKATGGKANPQAVQALVKAKLGIEE; this is encoded by the coding sequence ATGACCCTTGTCGACGTCCGCACGCCTGATCCGAAACGCTTCATCCCCGGCGCCACCGGCGACTGGGAAGTCATCGTCGGCATGGAAGTCCATGCCCAGGTCCTGTCCAATTCGAAGCTCTTCTCCGGCGCCTCGACGGAATTCGGCAAGCCGCAGAATTCGAATGTCTCGATGGTCGACGCCGCCATGCCCGGCATGCTGCCCGTCATCAACGAGGAATGTGTCAGGCAGGCCGTTCGCACCGGCCTCGGCCTGAAAGCCCAAATCAACAAGCGCTCCCTGTTTGATCGCAAGAACTATTTCTATCCCGACCTGCCGCAGGGCTATCAGATCTCGCAGTTCAAGGATCCGATCGTCGGCGAGGGCAAGATCGTCATTTCACTCGGGCCGGACCGCCAGGGCCAGTTCGAGGATATCGAGATCGGCATCGAGCGCCTGCATCTGGAACAGGATGCCGGCAAGTCGATGCATGACCAGCACGCGACCATGTCCTATGTCGATCTCAACCGTTCCGGCGTTGCCCTGATGGAGATCGTCTCCAAGCCCGACATGCGCTCGTCCGACGAGGCCAAGGCCTATATGACCAAGCTGCGCTCGATCGTGCGTTATCTCGGCACCTGCGACGGCAACATGGACGAGGGCTCGATGCGCGCCGACGTCAACGTCTCCGTCCGCCGTCCGGGCGAGGATTTCGGCACGCGCTGCGAAATCAAGAACGTCAACTCCATCCGTTTCATCGGCCAGGCGATCGAATATGAAGCCCGTCGCCAGATCGGCATTCTGGAGGACGGTGGCAAGATCGATCAGGAGACCCGCCTCTTCGACCCGAACAAGGGCGAGACGCGCTCGATGCGCTCCAAGGAGGATGCGCACGACTATCGTTATTTCCCCGATCCGGACCTGCTGCCGCTCGAATTCGACGATGCCTTCATCAAGGCGCTCGAAGCCGATCTGCCGGAATTGCCCGACGACAAGAAGGAGCGCTTCGTGCGCGAGCTCGGCCTGTCGATCTACGACGCCTCGGTGCTCGTTTCCGAAAAAGCAATCGCCGATTATTTCGAAGCCGTCGCCGCAGGCCGTGACGGCAAGACGGCCGCCAACTGGGTGATCAACGATCTGCTTGGCGCACTGAACCGCACAGGCAAGGACATCGAGCAGACGCCGGTTTCGCCGGCCCAGCTCGGCGCCATCATCGATCTCATCAAGGCGGGAACCATATCCGGCAAGATCGCCAAGGATCTCTTCGAGATCGTGCTCAACGAGGGCGGCGATCCCGCCGAGATCGTCGAGGCGCGCGGCATGAAGCAGGTGACGGATACCGGCGCGATCGAAAAGGCCGTGGACGAGATCATCGCCGCCAATCCCGATCAGGTGGAAAAGGTCAAGGCGAAGCCGACCATGGCCGCATGGTTCGTTGGCCAGGTGATGAAGGCGACCGGCGGCAAGGCCAATCCGCAGGCTGTCCAGGCCCTCGTCAAGGCGAAACTCGGCATCGAGGAGTAA
- a CDS encoding DUF1294 domain-containing protein encodes MTMIDIIKWALLFLALNLLVFSIYFFDKQAARHGRRRISERTLLMLALIGGSLGAVAAQQLLRHKTRKEPFRSILAAILILHGALIAILAFVPQWSLLLPQDF; translated from the coding sequence ATGACGATGATCGATATTATCAAATGGGCCTTGCTGTTTCTGGCGCTGAACCTCTTGGTGTTCTCGATCTATTTCTTCGACAAGCAGGCGGCGCGCCACGGCAGGCGGCGCATCAGTGAGCGCACGCTTCTCATGCTGGCGCTGATCGGCGGCAGCCTTGGCGCGGTGGCGGCACAGCAGCTGTTGCGGCACAAGACGAGAAAGGAGCCGTTCCGGTCAATCCTGGCGGCGATCCTGATCCTGCATGGCGCACTGATTGCTATCCTGGCCTTCGTGCCGCAATGGAGCCTTCTGCTTCCTCAGGACTTTTGA
- a CDS encoding GNAT family N-acetyltransferase, with amino-acid sequence MIHIRNARDGEAELLSEIGLRAWQKAMASIGESDAMIDAARNAFRNFVENDWLTITVVEQNGQVAGWAAREGLDETISDFWIDPAFNRQGLGSALLVRIEKEIADQGFEKAGMQTHSGNSEAIGFFQKHGYSIHWLSVAYNPKLDRDVPSVGLTKQLVSDGQGGYGQEF; translated from the coding sequence TTGATCCACATTCGCAATGCCCGCGACGGTGAAGCGGAGCTATTGAGCGAGATCGGGCTGAGAGCCTGGCAAAAGGCGATGGCGTCGATCGGCGAATCGGACGCGATGATCGATGCAGCGCGCAACGCCTTCCGGAACTTCGTGGAAAACGACTGGCTGACCATCACCGTCGTCGAGCAGAACGGCCAGGTCGCAGGCTGGGCAGCGCGCGAGGGATTGGACGAAACCATCTCGGATTTCTGGATCGATCCCGCCTTCAACCGCCAGGGCCTCGGTTCGGCCCTTCTCGTCCGCATCGAAAAGGAGATCGCCGATCAGGGCTTCGAGAAGGCGGGGATGCAGACCCATTCCGGCAACAGCGAGGCGATCGGCTTTTTTCAGAAGCACGGCTATAGCATCCACTGGCTCTCCGTCGCCTACAATCCGAAGCTTGATCGCGACGTACCCTCCGTCGGACTGACGAAACAGCTCGTTTCGGACGGCCAAGGTGGATATGGGCAGGAATTCTGA
- a CDS encoding YjhX family toxin, with product MDISRTEQRILHLMAQGARIEITRDDDRKIEAVSCVTRDGWLYPGVDLDLFRRLKRLKAIKSSGGHPYRITERGLRLVRSQLNNR from the coding sequence ATGGACATTTCTCGCACGGAGCAGCGCATCCTGCATCTCATGGCCCAAGGCGCCCGCATTGAAATTACCCGCGACGACGACAGGAAAATCGAGGCGGTCAGTTGCGTCACTCGCGACGGCTGGCTCTATCCCGGCGTCGACCTCGATCTCTTCCGCAGGCTGAAGCGTCTGAAGGCAATCAAGTCCTCAGGCGGCCACCCCTACCGGATCACCGAAAGAGGGCTGAGGTTGGTCAGGTCGCAGCTGAACAACAGGTAA
- the gatA gene encoding Asp-tRNA(Asn)/Glu-tRNA(Gln) amidotransferase subunit GatA — MSELTSLTIAEARQKLRAKEITAIELTEAYISAIDAANGRLNAYIKVTPDLARVMAKNSDERIAAGKAGELEGIPLGIKDLFATVGVHTQACSHILDGFEPRYESTVTQNLWDDGAVMLGKLNMDEFAMGSSNETSHYGAVINPWRAAGSNQQLVPGGSSGGSASAVAAHLCAGATATDTGGSIRQPAAFTGTVGIKPTYGRCSRWGTVAFASSLDQAGPIARDVRDAAILLKSMASVDAKDTTSVDLPVPDYEAALGQSLKGMKIGIPNEYRVDGMPDEIETLWRQGIAWLKDAGAEIVDISLPHTKYALPAYYIVAPAEASSNLARYDGVRYGLRVDGKDIVDMYEKTRAAGFGKEVKRRIMIGTYVLSAGYYDAYYIRAQKVRTLIKRDFELAFDAGVDAILTPATPSSAFGVADENLAADPVKMYLNDIFTVTVNMAGLPGIAVPAGLDHKGLPLGLQLIGKPFDEETLFKTAHVIERAAGRFTPAKWW; from the coding sequence ATGAGCGAACTTACCAGCCTGACCATTGCCGAAGCCCGCCAGAAGCTGCGCGCCAAGGAAATCACCGCGATCGAACTGACCGAAGCCTATATCTCGGCGATCGATGCGGCCAATGGCCGGCTTAACGCCTATATCAAGGTCACGCCGGATCTCGCCCGCGTCATGGCGAAGAACTCCGACGAGCGCATCGCCGCCGGCAAGGCAGGCGAACTCGAAGGCATTCCGCTCGGCATCAAGGATCTCTTTGCCACCGTCGGCGTTCACACCCAGGCCTGCAGCCACATTCTCGATGGTTTCGAGCCGCGTTATGAATCGACCGTGACGCAGAACCTCTGGGATGACGGCGCCGTCATGCTCGGCAAGCTGAACATGGACGAGTTCGCCATGGGCTCCTCCAACGAGACCTCGCATTACGGCGCGGTGATCAATCCCTGGCGTGCCGCGGGCTCCAACCAGCAGCTCGTGCCCGGCGGCTCGTCGGGTGGCTCGGCTTCAGCCGTCGCCGCGCATCTTTGCGCCGGCGCAACCGCGACCGATACCGGCGGCTCGATCCGCCAGCCGGCCGCCTTCACCGGCACCGTCGGCATCAAGCCGACCTATGGCCGCTGCTCGCGCTGGGGCACCGTCGCCTTCGCCTCTTCGCTCGACCAGGCAGGCCCGATCGCCCGCGACGTACGCGATGCCGCGATTCTTTTGAAGTCGATGGCAAGCGTCGACGCAAAGGACACGACATCGGTAGATCTGCCGGTGCCGGATTACGAAGCAGCTCTCGGCCAATCGCTGAAGGGCATGAAGATCGGCATTCCGAACGAATACCGTGTCGATGGCATGCCGGATGAGATCGAGACGCTCTGGCGCCAGGGCATCGCCTGGCTGAAGGATGCCGGCGCCGAGATCGTCGACATCTCGCTGCCGCACACCAAATACGCCCTTCCGGCCTATTACATCGTCGCTCCCGCCGAGGCATCCTCGAACCTCGCGCGTTACGACGGCGTGCGCTACGGCCTGCGCGTCGACGGCAAGGATATCGTCGACATGTATGAGAAGACGCGTGCCGCGGGCTTCGGCAAGGAAGTCAAGCGCCGCATCATGATCGGCACCTATGTGCTGTCGGCCGGTTATTATGATGCCTATTACATCCGCGCCCAGAAGGTGCGCACGCTGATCAAGCGCGATTTCGAACTCGCATTCGACGCCGGCGTCGATGCCATCCTGACGCCGGCAACGCCGTCGTCTGCTTTTGGCGTTGCCGATGAGAACCTCGCCGCCGATCCGGTGAAAATGTATCTGAACGACATCTTCACGGTGACGGTCAACATGGCGGGCCTGCCCGGCATCGCCGTGCCGGCCGGCCTCGACCATAAGGGCCTGCCGCTCGGCCTGCAGCTGATCGGCAAGCCCTTCGATGAAGAAACCCTCTTCAAGACCGCCCACGTCATCGAGCGGGCAGCCGGCCGGTTTACGCCGGCCAAGTGGTGGTAA
- the gatC gene encoding Asp-tRNA(Asn)/Glu-tRNA(Gln) amidotransferase subunit GatC, giving the protein MSVDLATVKRVARLARIAVSEDEANRMVGELNGILGFVEQLSEVNVDGVEAMTSVTPTAMKKRTDEVTDGSKAADIVANAPVTDHNFFLVPKVVE; this is encoded by the coding sequence ATGTCCGTCGATCTTGCCACCGTGAAGCGCGTCGCCCGCCTTGCCCGTATTGCCGTCTCCGAGGACGAGGCAAATCGCATGGTCGGCGAGCTGAACGGCATCCTTGGCTTCGTCGAGCAACTCTCCGAAGTGAATGTCGACGGCGTCGAGGCGATGACGTCGGTGACCCCGACGGCGATGAAGAAGCGGACCGATGAGGTGACCGACGGCAGCAAGGCAGCCGATATCGTCGCCAATGCGCCCGTCACCGACCACAATTTTTTCCTGGTGCCGAAAGTCGTTGAATAA